In the Psychromicrobium lacuslunae genome, TTGCGTCGAAGCGACGGAGAGTGCTACGTGAACTATTACGAAGACCTCGCACCGAACCAGCTGGACTGGTGGCAAGGTATCCGTATCGTCACCGTGCCGACAACGATCGCGCAGGGAGTGCTTCGAGCCTGCCGAGCTACCTCATCAGGCAAGCGCTCGATCGGGCGGGACGTACCAGCATCCTGCTAGGCCCCGAGCGCGAAAAGTTAACAGCGGAGTGGAGGCTCGTGATGGCCCAGCGTGAACCCGCGAATCTCGCGGACGCCCTGAATAACCTCGTGCCGAAGGACAAACAGCCGCATTTGTAAGAGTACTTAACGTTCGGATCGTGCAGGCTCAGGATCGTTTAGGTAAGGCTGAGCCGCCGCTCGTTGCGGCGACCGTCGTTTCTGCGACTAGTCGGCGGGCGATCAGGTCACTTGATTCCCCGACTGCGACTGCATTCAGCGAAAAGAGACCCTGTCGGATGGCATTACTAACTTTTTGCTCGCGCAGCTACCTCCAGGGGAGTATTCAACGGAGCTGAGATGACTCCGCTGGCCGGATGTGCCGGTAACCAGCCACGCAGCAGACTGATGGCATCAGGTCGGGAACCGTGCTCGACCGGTCACTAAGGAGACATCATGTTAAGTACATTGGCCGCCAACCCAGCGCTTACCGAGGCTGCTATGCACCCGGGCTGGGGTGGTTGGGGCTTTCCCTGGTTTTTAATTTTCCCCTTCGTCTGGTTGCTGCTGATCGGTTTCTTCATCTTCTTCGGCCGCCGGATCTGGTGGCGCAATAGGCTGATCAGCAATCAACAGG is a window encoding:
- a CDS encoding SHOCT domain-containing protein, encoding MLSTLAANPALTEAAMHPGWGGWGFPWFLIFPFVWLLLIGFFIFFGRRIWWRNRLISNQQGAESVLRERYARGEVDETEYRARLEVLRSRT